In a genomic window of Caloenas nicobarica isolate bCalNic1 chromosome 1, bCalNic1.hap1, whole genome shotgun sequence:
- the LOC135985988 gene encoding LOW QUALITY PROTEIN: uncharacterized protein LOC135985988 (The sequence of the model RefSeq protein was modified relative to this genomic sequence to represent the inferred CDS: inserted 1 base in 1 codon; deleted 3 bases in 3 codons; substituted 1 base at 1 genomic stop codon), with translation MGGGGDDGGGEGLGHTGGAQGGRGVPMGCGTWGGCPGVPHVGADPVRGGQCGRTPLPIPPGHWGDSGVLHFGEXGGPACFGEVPPIWGVVPHFRGVSHIWGGSYIGGILSLRGVPHLGGGLTFGGGPTFRVSYIWEGVPCSGGLLPRLGGSHIXGVLPHLGGAPHFWGVPHL, from the exons atgggt GGTGGGGGGGATGATGGTgggggggaggggctgggacacACGGGGGGGGCACAAGGTGGGCGGGGGGTCCCCATGGGGTGCGGGACATGGGGGGGCTGTCCCGGGGTGCCCCACGTGGGGGCAGACCCTGTCCGGGGGGGGCAGTGCGGTAGgacccccctccccatccccccggggcactggggggactccGGGGTCCTtcattttgggg gggggggtccTGCATGTTTTGGAGAAGTGCCCCCCATTTGGGGGGTGGTCCCACATTTCAGGGGGGTGTCCCACATT TGGGGGGGTTCCTACATTGGGGGCATCCTCTCTTTGAGGGGTGTCCCACATTTGGGGGGGGGTCTCACATTT GGGGGTGGTCCCACATTTAGGGTTTCCTACATTTGGGAGGGTGTCCCATGTTCGGGGGGGCTGCTCCCACGTTTGGGTGGATCCCACATTTAGGGGGTGCTCCCACATTTGGGGGGTGCT CCAcatttttggggggtcccaCATTTG
- the LOC136003137 gene encoding glycine, alanine and asparagine-rich protein-like, whose amino-acid sequence MEPLIPPDPPGSPDPLTEPDPLLLDPPGDTGEDEEQPYVPPPLPPVTVTSLSGTMRLYSCSVGGSMLCPLPSKPLVLLLPWLGARGGALARFLSLYLHHGLDVLLVGTSVWHVLWPWHGQRLAGRLLRLLDRGDTGGTGDTGGGGTGGAGSTGGSGGDGGGDSGGDTGGNAGGGSGGIGGDGGDDGGTGVTGGGSAGGSGGNGGIEGDAGGGEGGTSGIGGTGVTGAGHSDTGCNDGFEGDGGAGGNGGGSGGNGGIESDAGGGKGGTGGIGRNSGAVGSGGTSVTGGDHGDIGWNSGFEGDGGGNDGGTGGAGGDGGGGGSSGTGDIGGPGGDGGGNSGPGGVGLATRPLLVHAISAGAYTFAQLLLLLQQQPRQCQRLRPRVRGIVYDSLVTGGIGDMARGIASSVHTPSLRPVARAGARLSLGVLGCWGGRAFARARGAFANPALRCPLLLFYSLDDALGRAPALRALLRGWRAQGIRAHARGWPCSPHAAHLRRHPVAYRRALLAFLRSLDGMPLAAQPRARL is encoded by the exons aTGGAGCCACTGATCCcgcccgacccccccggctcaCCGGACCCGCTGACGGAGCCGGACCCGCTGCTGCtggacccccccggggacaccgg GGAGGACGAAGAGCAGCCGTACGTCccccccccactgccccccgtGACGGTGACATCCCTGTCGGGGACCATGCGCCTCTACAGCTGCTCCGTGGGGGGGTCCatgctgtgtcccctccccagcaaaccactggtgctgctgctgccctggctgggggcgcgggggggggcgcTGGCGCGGTTCCTGTCCCTGTACCTGCACCACGGGCTGGacgtgctgctggtggggacaTCGGTGTGGCACGTCCTGTGGCCCTGGCACGGGCAGCGCCTGGCGGGGCGGCTGCTGCGCCTGCTGGACCGCGGGGACACTGGTGGCacgggggacactgggggtggTGGCACCGGTGGTGCTGGTAGCACTGGGGGtagtggtggtgatggtggtggtgaCAGTGGTGGTGACACTGGTGGTAATGCtgggggtggcagtggtggcaTTGGAGgtgatggtggtgatgatggtggcactggtgttactggtggTGGTAGTGCTGGTGGCAGTGGGGGCAATGGTGGCATTGAAGGTGATGCTGGTGGTGGCGAGGGTGGCACTAGTGGCATTGGTGgcactggtgttactggtgctGGCCACAGTGACACTGGGTGCAATGATGGCTTTGAAGGTGAtggtggtgctggtggcaatggtggtggcagtggtggcAACGGTGGCATTGAAAGTGATGCTGGTGGTGGCAAGGGTGGCACCGGTGGCATTGGTCGCAATAGCGGCGCTGTTGGCAGCGGTGGTACCAGTGTTACTGGTGGTGACCATGGTGACATTGGGTGGAACAGTGGCTTTGAAGGTGATGGTGGTGGCAATGATGGTGGCACCGGTGGGGCTGGTGGcgatggtggtggtggaggcAGTAGTGGCACTGGTGACATTGGTGGCCCTGGTGGCGATGGTGGTGGCAATAGTGGCCCTGGTGGCGTTGGCCTGGCCACCCGGCCCCTGCTGGTCCACGCCATCTCCGCCGGCGCCTACACCTTCgcgcagctgctgctgctcctgcagcagcagccccgccAGTGCCAGCGCCTGCGCCCCCGCGTCCGCGGCATCGTCTACGACAGCCTGGTGACCGGCGGCATCGGGGACATGGCCCGTG GCATCGCCAGCTCGGTCCACACGCCATCCCTGCGCCCCGTGGCCCGCGCCGGCGCCCGCCTGTccctgggggttttggggtgctgggggggccgCGCGTTCGCGCGGGCACGGGGGGCGTTCGCCAACCCCGCCCTGCGCTGCCCCCTGCTCCTGTTCTACAGCCTGGACGACGCGCTGGGCCGGGCGCCGGCGCTGCGGgcgctgctgcggggctggcgggCGCAGGGCATCCGAGCGCACGCCCGCGGGTGGCCGTGCTCCCCCCACGCCGCGCACCTGCGCCGGCACCCCGTGGCGTACCGGCGGGCGCTGCTGGCCTTCCTGCGCTCGCTGGACGGGATGCCCCTCGCGGCACAGCCCCGCGCCCGGCTCTGA